A part of Pseudomonas sp. HR96 genomic DNA contains:
- the rnd gene encoding ribonuclease D, producing the protein MAIDIHWIRDDASLAAHCAAWQSLPFVAVDTEFMRVDTFYPIAGLIQVGDGASAFLIDPLTIQQWQPLAALLENPAVVKVLHACSEDLEVLLRLTGSLPAPLFDTQLAAAYLNLGFSMGYSRLVQEVLGIELPKGETRSDWLQRPLSDTQVSYAAEDAVHLAEVYAQLRPRLSDERAAWVLEDGAELVAQLRREVDPDELYREAKLAWKLSRAQLAVLRELCAWREREARARDVPRNRIVREHSLWPLAKTQPDNLQALSRIEDMHPRTVRHDGEFLLELIKRSASLPPEQWPAAVPEPLPVEAAAVLKQLRAVGQAQAERLGIAPELMLRKKNLEALLKSGYPNGPWHLPESLRGWRRELMGDALLHCLAQSSATSASATPGSNESEKLS; encoded by the coding sequence GTGGCTATCGATATTCACTGGATCCGCGACGACGCCAGCCTGGCCGCCCATTGCGCCGCCTGGCAGTCCCTTCCCTTCGTGGCGGTCGACACCGAGTTCATGCGCGTCGACACGTTTTACCCGATTGCCGGGCTGATCCAGGTCGGCGATGGCGCCAGCGCGTTCCTCATTGACCCGCTGACCATCCAGCAATGGCAGCCGCTGGCGGCGTTGCTGGAAAACCCGGCGGTGGTCAAGGTGCTGCACGCCTGCAGCGAAGACCTCGAGGTGCTGTTGCGCCTGACCGGTAGCCTGCCGGCACCATTGTTCGACACGCAGTTGGCGGCCGCCTATCTGAACCTGGGCTTTTCCATGGGCTATTCACGGCTGGTGCAGGAGGTGCTCGGGATCGAGCTGCCCAAGGGCGAAACCCGTTCCGATTGGCTGCAACGGCCGCTGTCCGACACGCAGGTGAGCTACGCCGCCGAAGACGCCGTGCATCTGGCCGAGGTGTACGCCCAACTGCGCCCGCGCCTTAGCGACGAGCGCGCCGCCTGGGTGCTGGAAGACGGCGCCGAGCTGGTCGCGCAACTGCGTCGCGAGGTCGACCCCGACGAGCTTTACCGCGAGGCCAAGCTGGCCTGGAAGCTGTCCCGGGCGCAGCTGGCTGTGTTGCGCGAGCTGTGTGCCTGGCGTGAGCGCGAGGCCCGCGCCCGCGACGTGCCGCGCAACCGCATCGTGCGCGAGCATTCGCTGTGGCCGCTGGCCAAGACCCAGCCGGACAACCTGCAGGCGCTGTCGCGCATCGAAGACATGCACCCGCGCACCGTACGCCACGATGGCGAATTCCTCCTCGAGCTGATCAAGCGCAGCGCCAGCCTGCCGCCCGAGCAGTGGCCCGCGGCCGTGCCTGAGCCGCTGCCGGTCGAAGCGGCCGCAGTGCTCAAGCAACTGCGCGCAGTCGGCCAGGCGCAGGCGGAGCGGCTGGGGATTGCCCCGGAACTGATGCTGCGCAAAAAAAACCTCGAAGCCCTGCTCAAGAGCGGCTATCCGAATGGCCCTTGGCACTTGCCGGAAAGCCTGCGTGGCTGGCGCCGCGAACTCATGGGCGACGCGCTGTTGCACTGCCTGGCGCAAAGCTCGGCAACGTCAGCCTCGGCAACGCCAGGCTCGAACGAATCAGAGAAGCTGTCATGA
- a CDS encoding YcgL domain-containing protein codes for MKRICSIYKSPKRNEMYLYVLKSDGLERVPEGLLSVFGKPVHAFDLVLSPERALAREDIHTVLEHLDSQGYHLQMPPAEDEYIEHLPEELLRRNDPI; via the coding sequence ATGAAACGCATTTGCTCGATCTACAAAAGTCCGAAACGCAACGAAATGTACCTTTACGTGCTCAAGAGCGACGGCCTGGAGCGCGTGCCCGAAGGGCTGCTGAGCGTGTTCGGCAAGCCGGTGCACGCTTTCGACCTGGTGCTGTCGCCCGAACGCGCGCTGGCCCGCGAAGATATCCACACGGTGCTCGAACACCTCGACAGCCAGGGTTACCATTTGCAGATGCCGCCCGCCGAGGACGAATACATCGAGCATTTGCCCGAAGAATTGCTGCGCCGCAACGATCCCATCTGA